AAAAGAACGGCTCTACGATTACGTGGGAAAATGGCAATAATCATACCTTCACCACACCAACCAGTGGAACCGCAACCGTTACAGTGGACTGGCAGCCTTAATTCCTTCACCGTCCTATCATTCAACCCGGAGTCAGACGCGATGTGCGTCTGCTTCCGGGTTCTTTGATTAGGCTCGCCCATACCTTTTGCATGGTTGCTCTGCTATCGATAGGTCCGAATGGATTTTAATCCAGCTGAAGCAATCACTCCTACCACTAGCAGCAGCGCGCCCAAGCTCTCCAGCACGGTTTGGGCACCCCACTGATCAGCCAAAACGGAAACCACCGTTAATCCCAGAATCGGGGCTGTACTTGTTATGGTTCCGAGCACCCCGTAGATTCTCCCCTGCAGCTCATCGGGAACTTCGGCACGCATCATGATCTGGGTTAACATTGTACAGCACGCAAACATCGCTCCCCCCGCAATGATCAGCGGCAAGGCCACCAAAGGAGAAGATACATTGGCTAACAGCATATACAGTGGGCCGAGAACCAGCAGACCGATAAACACCCATCGCCCCTTTCGTTTCAGCCGGTTGCCTGAGGCAATCAGAATTCCGGAACCCAGCATGTACCCCAGTGGAATACATGTCTCGATCAGTCCGAACTGGACAGGATTCGCCTGCCATACGTTGACGGCCATGACTTGAACAAGCATGATGGCTGACATGAAGAAAAGAATCAGCAGCGGATTAAGAATAACGATAGAGCGAATCAGGGGATGTGCAAAGATGTAGGAAAATGAACCGCCCCACTCCTTTACAAACGATCCTCTATGCATCGAAGAGCGTTGTACATCCGGAAAACGCCCAGCCAACATTACACATATCGCTGACAGCAGAAAGGTCACACCTGTAATCATAATAGCCGTAAACCCTCCAAATGCTGAAACTGCAATCCCCGCTGCGGCCAGTCCGCTGATCCGGGCAATATTATCGACCAGATGAATGGTTCCTGTAGCTTGCTGCAGATGCTCCCTCCCTACAAGACTGGTTACCGAAGCATGAAAGGCAGGCGCCTGAAACAGGCTGGAGAACATCGAAAGGGAAAGCATGAGCAGTACGATTGGAAAAGGAGCATGCAGCACAAACAGACTCACCGCGATGATAAACGCCATAGCACCACGAAACAAATCCGACGACAGCATCAATGTTCTGCGATCCAGCCTGTCGGCAAACGTACCCGCGAATGATCCGAACAGAAAACTGACGACCATATTACATACTTGTACAGCTGCCATGCTCTTCGCACTTCCCGTGGTCTGCAGCACCCACAGACTGATGGCAATGCCGTTGAAGCAATCACCAAATACGGAGATGCCGTAACCGCACAAAATTCTGCGATATGCAACATTGCGCCAAAGCGCCCTGTTGGCCATTTTCGGA
Above is a window of Paenibacillus sp. E222 DNA encoding:
- a CDS encoding MFS transporter, with protein sequence MGTLQSPEPELGPNGALAAAESPKMANRALWRNVAYRRILCGYGISVFGDCFNGIAISLWVLQTTGSAKSMAAVQVCNMVVSFLFGSFAGTFADRLDRRTLMLSSDLFRGAMAFIIAVSLFVLHAPFPIVLLMLSLSMFSSLFQAPAFHASVTSLVGREHLQQATGTIHLVDNIARISGLAAAGIAVSAFGGFTAIMITGVTFLLSAICVMLAGRFPDVQRSSMHRGSFVKEWGGSFSYIFAHPLIRSIVILNPLLILFFMSAIMLVQVMAVNVWQANPVQFGLIETCIPLGYMLGSGILIASGNRLKRKGRWVFIGLLVLGPLYMLLANVSSPLVALPLIIAGGAMFACCTMLTQIMMRAEVPDELQGRIYGVLGTITSTAPILGLTVVSVLADQWGAQTVLESLGALLLVVGVIASAGLKSIRTYR